The Besnoitia besnoiti strain Bb-Ger1 chromosome Unknown contig00050, whole genome shotgun sequence DNA segment cgagacatgtgtattaagatacacaagaagacgaaagaagcagttgttgcatgcaacatcctaaattcccatcctgctgctacctctctaactagatgttgaacactagcaaatgcacaagatgcttcagaagtatatcggaacgctaaagtgatacctgtaattatttggagtacaaaggtaattgcaactaagaaac contains these protein-coding regions:
- a CDS encoding uncharacterized protein (encoded by transcript BESB_064070) — protein: MSLFRAHLVFYRCALNLNSSYNFGFLVAITFVLQIITGITLAFRYTSEASCAFASVQHLVREVAAGWEFRMLHATTASFVFLCILIHMSRVCITPAIVI